In Zygosaccharomyces rouxii strain CBS732 chromosome D complete sequence, one DNA window encodes the following:
- the TRM9 gene encoding tRNA (carboxymethyluridine(34)-5-O)-methyltransferase (similar to uniprot|P49957 YML014W Saccharomyces cerevisiae TRM9 tRNA methyltransferase) → MAELKEQEYVHRVYDEIAPHFSETRYKPWPVVANFLNSQPMGAIGIDVGCGNGKYLGVNPNLFIIGSDRSSGLIQCANEINSRYNVLIADGLQLPHKDGTFDFAISIAVVHHWTTRERRIAAIAHILTKLRPEGQALIYCWALEQNESRRGYHEGMEQDVLIPWVLKPKKPTKSVKAAPEKVDLSGIPLHERAQYVSEMKKKRRQELRKEQEELEQQQQREASQDTRYRFYHLYRRGELEEDCKAAGGTVIGTGYERDNWYAIVKSATK, encoded by the coding sequence ATGGCTGAATTGAAAGAGCAGGAGTACGTCCACAGGGTTTATGATGAGATAGCGCCCCATTTCTCTGAGACTAGGTACAAGCCGTGGCCGGTCGTGGCTAATTTCCTCAATTCACAACCTATGGGGGCTATTGGAATCGATGTTGGGTGTGGTAATGGTAAGTACTTGGGGGTAAATCCcaatttgttcattatTGGCTCTGACAGATCTTCAGGATTGATCCAATGCGCCAATGAGATCAACTCCCGTTATAACGTTCTCATTGCTGATGGGTTACAGCTACCACATAAAGACGGTACATTTGATTTTGCGATTTCTATTGCAGTGGTGCACCATTGGACAACTAGAGAGAGACGTATAGCTGCCATTGCTCAcattttgaccaaattACGCCCTGAAGGTCAAGCGCTTATCTACTGTTGGGCATTAGAACAAAATGAATCGAGAAGAGGCTATCATGAGGGCATGGAACAAGACGTATTGATCCCCTGGGTCCTTAAACCGAAGAAGCCAACAAAATCTGTAAAGGCAGCGCCCGAGAAGGTAGATCTTAGCGGTATTCCACTGCATGAAAGAGCTCAGTACGTCTcagagatgaagaagaagagacGTCAGGAATTGAGAAAAGAGCAGGAGGAGCTGgagcaacagcagcagcggGAGGCATCGCAAGACACCAGATACCGGTTTTATCACTTGTACCGTCGCGGAGAGCTCGAGGAAGACTGTAAAGCAGCTGGTGGAACGGTGATCGGGACAGGATACGAAAGGGATAACTGGTATGCTATAGTAAAATCTGCTACTAAATAG
- the GPI17 gene encoding GPI-anchor transamidase GPI17 (similar to uniprot|Q04080 YDR434W Saccharomyces cerevisiae GPI17 Transmembrane protein subunit of the glycosylphosphatidylinositol transamidase complex that adds GPIs to newly synthesized proteins) — protein MYPTTFKLRKLIGVCFLALYLLLGVPLWYKLTTTYRAPLPIEYIQALHDDRLHDIHMVIPVYLKCDSYKFPDLHKAVQVQVNSLLDTKDQGIPWSLQLMPYDAEKLQDSNNLNGSDYHVVNLVLDEAVGFSLAYDTKETTVFFDDPSIITNDLPFFIAQTLVEHAFELEWSVLSGDERLEVTNSMAISYRPNIHLSISLLTGDGYPVSWEIDSTLKKYFSPLRKFLSPLVNFTVDTGILYYNDLNLHTLNNRQNVTWKDLSHAVDLSELLSMNYFSEAASLNLAIVFPSEQNSKDGFNFINDNWYSFLVPQWGMLTINKYPLKQNSSLTENYLTPIMYQFATDIFQLLGLKKDSQELTSPCITIDSFRRITILQNIHKAEETLWSLVKLTQSFQTMSIPEEVLGNVTEALDLRLQIIDMLNDPLQGGDESWNRALILSNKLVELSEAAFFHGEMVQQNFFPQEHKLAVYLPLLGPITVVTFFGFIRLIKEKPDGKKRHSNGSEKSSEIEGKKSN, from the coding sequence ATGTATCCCACCACATTCAAATTGAGGAAGCTCATTGGGGTATGCTTTTTGGCCCTTTACCTTCTTTTAGGTGTACCTCTATGGTATAAACTGACAACTACTTATAGAGCTCCGTTACCCATTGAGTATATCCAAGCATTGCATGACGATAGATTACACGATATACATATGGTGATACCTGTTTACCTCAAATGTGATAGTTATAAGTTCCCCGATCTGCATAAGGCTGTTCAAGTGCAAGTGAACAGTTTACTGGATACAAAGGATCAGGGCATACCATGGTCACTGCAATTGATGCCCTACGATGCAGAAAAACTGCAGGACAGTAATAATCTAAATGGTAGTGATTATCATGTGGTGAATTTAGTCTTGGATGAAGCTGTTGGATTCTCACTGGCTTACGATACAAAGGAAACAACGGTGTTCTTTGATGATCCATCTATAATCACTAACGATTTACCATTCTTCATTGCACAGACTCTTGTCGAGCATGCCTTTGAACTAGAATGGTCAGTACTGTCTGGTGATGAAAGACTAGAGGTAACAAACAGTATGGCGATTTCTTATCGACCAAATATCCATTTGAGTATTTCACTGTTAACAGGTGACGGGTATCCAGTATCATGGGAAATCGATTCTACTCTAAAGAAGTACTTTTCACCTTTGAGGAAATTTTTATCaccattggtaaattttaCAGTGGATACAGGTATCCTCTATTACAACGATTTAAATCTGCACACTTTGAACAATAGACAAAATGTGACATGGAAAGATTTATCCCATGCGGTCGACCTCTCTGAATTGTTATCAATGAACTATTTCTCTGAAGCTGCAAGTCTCAACTTGGCTATTGTTTTCCCCAGTGAACAGAATAGCAAAGAtggattcaattttatcaatgatAACTGGTATAGTTTCCTTGTGCCACAGTGGGGGATGCTCACCATTAATAAGTACCCACTAAAACAAAACTCGTCGTTAACTGAGAATTATTTGACACCAATCATGTATCAATTTGCTACAGATATTTTTCAACTATTGGGTCTTAAGAAAGACTCGCAAGAGTTGACTTCACCATGTATTACTATTGATTCTTTCAGAAGAATTACTATTTTGCAAAATATCCATAAGGCAGAGGAAACTCTTTGGTCATTAGTCAAATTGACTCAATCCTTCCAGACGATGTCAATTCCTGAGGAGGTTCTTGGCAACGTTACCGAGGCACTAGACTTGCGTTTACAAATCATCGATATGCTTAATGACCCATTACAAGGTGGTGATGAATCGTGGAATCGTGCATTGATTTTAAGCAATAAATTGGTAGAATTATCCGAAGCTGCATTTTTCCACGGTGAAATGGTTcaacaaaatttcttcCCACAAGAACACAAATTGGCAGTATACCTACCTCTGCTGGGTCCAATTACCGTAGTGACATTTTTTGGATTCATTagattgatcaaagagAAACCTGATGGTAAGAAAAGACACTCAAATGGATCAGAAAAATCCAGTGAAATCGAAGGTAAAAAGAGTAATTGA
- the CYM1 gene encoding pitrilysin family metalloprotease (highly similar to uniprot|P32898 YDR430C Saccharomyces cerevisiae CYM1 Cytosolic metalloprotease) — translation MLRFQRYASSYAQSRVLRRYPVGGLIHGYEVRRVLPVPELKLTAVDLVHERTGAEHLHIDRDDKNNVFTIGFKTNPPNATGVPHILEHTTLCGSVKYPVRDPFFKMLNRSLSNFMNAMTGPDYTFYPFSTTNRADFANLRDVYVDATFNPLLTPEDFYQEGWRLEHSDVKDSKSDIVFKGVVYNEMKGQVSNANYYFWIKFQESIYPSLNNSGGDPQKITDLFYQDLVDFHHAHYHPSNAKTLTYGNFPLEESLQRLNEEFENFGKRSRSDGKLLPIELPQDLEVRKAGQADPMLPPERQLKTSMTWICGEPQDTYETFLLRVLSNLLMDGHSSVFYQRLIESGIGLDFSVNSGLDSASAANFVTIGLQGVQDVDEFRKTVKDIFAEVANKPFNRDRIEAIMQQLELSKKDHKSDFGLQLACSLVPSWTNKVDPFESLLFDEILQRFREDLENKGDSLFQDLLKKYIVDKPSFLFTMEPVEDFSQRLEVEEKERLGRKLDQLDESDREVVYNRGLLLQEKQNAKEDLSCLPSVKVSDIPRKDDTFEVRRQEPNIWTRITDTNGISYIRAKRELSNSIPQELYPYLPLFADSLTSLGTSTEDYSDIEDAMKLHTGGISTMIDVSSDPITTKPHLYFRVSGWSLNSKTEHVFDLWKKLLLGTDFQKHSEKLKILIRGLASNNTSAVAEAGHSFARGYAAASFSAARGISESFNGVEQLQLINRLNSLLDDEESFQREVVDKLVELKNRIISSQGLEFFITTDSDPVVSSLAKQISQFESQLPQTLHNDGLDPTSFPLLPQKPSTLINFPFQVHYAARSLPGVSYTHGDGAPLQVLANLLTFKHLHTEVREKGGAYGGGASYSALEGMLNFFSYRDPRPLQSLKTFENAGQHALQEAQWDSADLDEAKLTIFQRLDAPISRKSEGVSLFYSGVTDEMRQNRREQLLDVTRKDVDRVAEKYLLNKDGSNAVVGPEIEGETVPPNWQIKNL, via the coding sequence ATGTTACGTTTTCAAAGGTACGCATCTTCGTATGCACAATCAAGAGTGCTTAGGAGGTATCCGGTTGGTGGCTTAATCCATGGATATGAAGTCAGAAGGGTATTACCGGTGcctgaattgaaattaacaGCAGTAGATTTAGTCCACGAACGAACTGGAGCTGAGCACTTACACATCGATAGGGATGACAAGAACAATGTTTTTACAATCGGTTTTAAGACGAATCCACCAAACGCTACTGGTGTCCCTCACATTTTAGAACATACTACGCTATGTGGATCTGTCAAATATCCTGTTAGAGATCCATTCTTCAAGATGCTTAACAGATCACTTTCGAACTTCATGAACGCAATGACGGGTCCTGATTACACTTTCTACCCATTCAGCACTACCAATAGAGCTGATTTTGCAAACTTGAGGGATGTATATGTGGATGCGACTTTTAATCCACTATTGACACCGGAGGATTTCTATCAAGAAGGTTGGAGATTGGAACATAGTGATGTTAAGGATTCTAAAAGTGATATTGTTTTCAAAGGTGTTGTTTATAATGAAATGAAGGGACAAGTCTCTAATGCTAACTATTACTTTTGGattaaatttcaagaatcGATATACCCATCATTGAACAATTCCGGTGGTGATCCTCAGAAGATTACAGACTTATTCTATCAGGATCTGGTAGATTTCCATCACGCGCATTATCATCCATCCAATGCGAAGACTTTAACATACGGTAATTTCCCATTGGAAGAGAGTTTACAAAGGTTGaatgaagaattcgaaAACTTCGGTAAAAGGTCAAGATCTGATGGAAAATTGTTACCTATCGAGCTTCCACAGGACTTGGAAGTTCGTAAAGCCGGTCAAGCTGACCCTATGTTACCTCCAGAGAGACAGTTGAAAACTTCTATGACTTGGATCTGTGGAGAACCTCAAGACACGTATGAAACTTTTCTATTGAGAGTTTTAAGCAATTTACTCATGGATGGTCACTCCTCTGTGTTCTATCAAAGATTAATTGAAAGTGGAATAGGGTTAGATTTTTCTGTAAATTCTGGGCTTGATTCTGCAAGCGCAGCCAATTTTGTGACTATAGGTCTACAGGGTGTTCAAGATGTAGATGAATTTAGGAAAACCGTTAAAGATATCTTTGCGGAAGTGGCTAACAAGCCCTTTAACCGCGACAGAATCGAAGCTATTATGcaacaattggaattgagTAAGAAAGATCACAAGTCTGATTTTGGTCTACAATTAGCATGTTCTTTAGTGCCAAGTTGGACAAATAAGGtggatccatttgaaagtttactatttgatgaaattttgcaaagaTTCAGAGAAGATTTAGAGAATAAGGGTGATTCGTTATTCCAAGATTTGCTCAAAAAATATATCGTGGATAAACCATCATTCCTATTTACTATGGAGCCTGTAGAGGACTTCTCACAGAGGTTAGAGGTGGAAGAAAAGGAACGTTTGGGTCGTAAACTGGATCAGTTGGATGAAAGTGATAGGGAAGTTGTGTACAACCGTGGTCTATTGCTACAAGAAAAGCAGAATGCTAAGGAAGATTTGTCGTGTCTACCTAGTGTTAAAGTAAGCGATATCCCACGTAAAGACGATACTTTTGAAGTGCGTAGACAGGAACCTAATATCTGGACAAGAATTACCGATACAAACGGTATTAGTTACATTAGAGCCAAGAGAGAATTGAGTAATTCAATTCCCCAGGAATTGTATCCTTACTTGCCTTTATTTGCCGATTCTTTGACTAGTTTAGGTACTTCCACTGAGGATTATAGTGATATCGAAGACGCTATGAAACTACACACCGGTGGTATTTCCACGATGATCGACGTTTCTTCAGACCCAATCACCACAAAGCCTCATCTATATTTCAGAGTTAGCGGTTGGTCTCTAAATTCTAAAACAGAGCATGTGTTTGACCTATGGAAGAAACTGTTGTTAGGAACAGATTTCCAAAAACACAGCGAGAAACTAAAGATCTTAATTAGGGGACTAGCTTCGAACAACACATCTGCTGTTGCGGAAGCTGGCCACTCATTTGCTAGAGGGTACGCTGCCGCAAGTTTCAGCGCTGCTAGAGGTATTTCTGAGAGCTTCAACGGTGTGgaacaattgcaattgatcaataGACTAAATTCTTTGttagatgatgaagaaagtttCCAAAGAGAAGTTGTGGACAAATTAgtggaattgaaaaacCGTATAATCAGTTCTCAAGGTTTGGAGTTCTTCATAACTACAGATTCTGATCCTGTGGTTTCCTCATTGGCTAAACAAATCTCACAGTTTGAATCACAGTTGCCTCAAACATTACATAACGATGGGTTGGATCCTACCAGTTTCCCGTTACTCCCACAAAAACCATCaactttgatcaatttccCATTCCAAGTACACTACGCCGCTAGATCATTACCAGGGGTATCATATACTCATGGCGATGGTGCTCCATTGCAAGTGCTTGCCAATTTGCTCACCTTCAAACATCTACACACTGAAGTTAGAGAGAAAGGTGGTGCCtatggtggtggtgcaaGTTACAGTGCCCTTGAAGGTATgctcaatttcttctcttacAGAGATCCACGCCCATTgcaatctttgaaaacttttgaaaatgcaGGCCAACACGCTTTGCAGGAGGCTCAATGGGACTCGGCTGATCTAGACGAAGCTAAGTtgaccatttttcaaaggctGGATGCTCCAATTAGCCGTAAGAGTGAAGGTGTTTCTCTATTCTATTCTGGTGTAACAGATGAGATGAGACAGAATAGAAGAGAGCAGCTTTTAGATGTCACCAGAAAAGACGTCGATAGAGTTGCTGAGAAGTATTTATTGAACAAGGATGGCTCGAACGCCGTGGTTGGACCTGAAATTGAAGGCGAAACGGTCCCACCAAATTGGCAGATTAAGAACTTGTAA
- the NPL3 gene encoding mRNA-binding protein NPL3 (weakly similar to uniprot|Q01560 YDR432W Saccharomyces cerevisiae NPL3 RNA-binding protein that carries poly(A) mRNA from the nucleus into the cytoplasm) → MSEEANHQSVESNPPPAPAEIPTEPQGAQEGAGYEPSSNTAPADETREQGQEQQQPQEQQPQEQQPQYQAPPEPEYESEQGQQGPPHDYDYPPEPVDYRDAYDGRHHHPGPQPYYPPPPQPEGELSITRLFVRPFPFDVQEAELNEIFTPFGPMKEVKILNGFAFVEFEEAESAARAIEEVNGKTFANQPLEVMYSKLPPKRYRIVLRNLPEGCSWQELKDLARENSLETTFSSVNTRDFDGTGALEFPNEEILQDALERLNNIEFRGSVIAVEKDDNPPPIRRSTRGGFRGRGGFRGNFGPRGGFGGFRGGGYGPPRGGFGSRGGYGGPRGGYGRGGYGPPRGGYGPPRGGGYGPPRGGYGPPRGGGYGPPRGGYGPPRGGYGAPRGDYGMPRDSYRTRDAPPRERSPIR, encoded by the coding sequence ATGTCTGAAGAGGCTAATCATCAATCTGTAGAGAGtaatccaccaccagcaccagctGAGATTCCAACCGAACCTCAGGGTGCCCAAGAAGGTGCTGGTTACGAACCTTCTTCCAATACTGCTCCTGCTGATGAAACACGTGAACAGGgacaagaacaacaacaaccacaggaacaacaaccacagGAACAGCAACCACAGTATCAGGCTCCACCTGAACCTGAATACGAGTCTGAACAAGGTCAACAAGGACCACCACATGATTACGATTACCCACCAGAACCAGTGGATTACCGTGATGCTTATGACGGTCGTCACCACCATCCTGGTCCTCAACCATACTACcctccaccaccacaaccTGAAGGTGAATTATCGATTACAAGGCTTTTCGTTAGACCATTCCCCTTTGACGTTCAGGAGGCTGAATTGAACGAAATTTTCACACCATTCGGTCCAATGAAAGAGgttaaaattttgaatgGATTTGCTTTCGTTGAATTCGAAGAAGCTGAATCTGCAGCTAGAGCTATTGAGGAAGTCAACGGTAAGACATTTGCTAATCAACCATTAGAAGTCATGTATTCAAAGCTACCACCAAAGAGATACCGTATTGTTTTGAGAAATCTGCCTGAAGGTTGCTCTTGGCAAGAACTAAAAGATTTGGCTCGTGAAAACAGCTTAGAAACAACCTTTTCCAGCGTTAATACAAGAGATTTTGACGGTACTGGTGCCCTTGAATTCCCTAACGAAGAAATCTTACAGGATGCTTTGGAAAGGTTGAACAACATCGAGTTCAGAGGTTCAGTTATCGCTGTCGAAAAGGACGACaatccaccaccaattAGAAGATCAACTCGTGGTGGATTCAGAGGTCGCGGTGGATTCAGAGGTAATTTCGGTCCCCGTGGCGGTTTCGGTGGCTTCAGAGGTGGTGGATATGGCCCTCCAAGAGGCGGATTCGGTTCTCGTGGTGGTTACGGTGGACCTCGTGGTGGTTACGGTAGAGGTGGATACGGACCACCAAGAGGTGGCTACGGCCCACCAAGAGGCGGTGGATACGGTCCACCAAGAGGCGGCTACGGCCCACCAAGAGGTGGTGGATACGGTCCACCAAGAGGAGGTTACGGCCCACCAAGAGGTGGATATGGAGCCCCAAGAGGTGACTATGGTATGCCAAGAGATTCTTACAGAACAAGAGATGCTCCTCCCCGTGAAAGATCCCCAATTAGGTGA
- the UBX2 gene encoding Ubx2p (similar to uniprot|Q04228 YML013W Saccharomyces cerevisiae SEL1 UBX (ubiquitin regulatory X) domain-containing protein that interacts with Cdc48p): MPMVSHNQQQFHLSHEEEEKLNHFQAITTFPDDDLPSVIKLLERDGWGLELALSHYFDGNWKELIRPVEAPPIPDRPPTPTPVGSPALPQNSMFRGPFIASDSNLVPALRSVRPLPMDYKERYRSIGLNKKNVGIWQLDQQESPFIIVLMFLPKLLWRLGFSIGSLIWGIITFGFRSHVEESPKVFNLPASPKEQPLPLSETLPQVISDENAVNRLSKLVCKDMTFNDALKQCEDEFKYLLLIFVGDTNPAEGDVTDVNSQRLLNRILTNETVLHFLEEHQDEIIIYARHVAELEPWLVAKELKVKYTPECLLVGNVLNSSGTLNGVTKLSVLSKLRVSSPKKFYHSLKMVYERFNAELIVSRTEKDELRLAREIKQLQDSAYEESLKKDQLKKEQRELAQEEEKARRDRELEVANNKKLQSTLNQLSWLKACHDRLTTEEESVAKGEKRATLQFRTSNGARLVLKFPGETTLHDLYIKIGCHLYLNYYRNDLQGWSEQILTKLQRLSEDEEFLCFKGDQTGYHPDQVPQLVEQELFNLGDGSLQLKSPKMDFELISPFPRKKIEQNAQILLKDIPELWPNGSLLVEDIVDDDADTDVEEEED, encoded by the coding sequence ATGCCCATGGTTTCTCAtaatcaacaacaattccACCTGTCTCACgaggaagaggaaaaacTAAACCATTTCCAAGCAATTACTACGTTCCCAGATGACGATTTGCCCTCTGTGATAAAGCTTTTAGAAAGAGATGGCTGGGGATTGGAATTGGCTTTAAGTCATTATTTTGATGGTAATTGGAAAGAACTTATAAGACCTGTAGAGGCACCACCTATACCGGATAGACCACCTACACCAACACCAGTAGGCTCACCAGCTTTACCACAAAATTCGATGTTCCGAGGCCCTTTTATTGCATCAGACAGCAATCTAGTCCCTGCATTACGTAGCGTTAGACCTTTACCTATGGACTACAAGGAAAGATATAGAAGTATAGGCCTTAATAAGAAAAATGTGGGCATATGGCAACTAGACCAACAGGAGAGTCCTTTCATAATAGTTCTCATGTTTTTGCCCAAGCTACTATGGAGATTAGGTTTCAGTATTGGATCATTGATTTGGGGGATCATTACGTTCGGATTCCGTTCACACGTTGAAGAAAGTCCTAAAGTGTTTAATCTACCGGCTTCGCCAAAGGAGCAGCCCCTTCCCCTCAGTGAAACTCTGCCCCAGGTGATTAGTGACGAAAATGCTGTGAACAGATTATCTAAATTAGTTTGCAAGGATATGACATTCAACGATGCATTGAAACAGTGTGAAGACGAATTTAAGTATCTGTTATTGATCTTTGTTGGTGATACAAACCCCGCTGAAGGAGACGTCACAGATGTGAACTCACAAAGATTATTGAACAGAATTTTGACCAACGAGACAGTTTTGCATTTCCTTGAGGAACATCAGGatgaaattatcatttATGCAAGGCACGTCGCTGAACTAGAACCATGGCTAGTGgcaaaggaattgaaagtCAAATATACGCCAGAATGTCTGCTGGTGGGAAACGTGCTAAACAGCAGCGGGACTTTGAACGGTGTGACAAAGCTCTCGGTGTTATCCAAATTACGTGTAAGTTCTCCCAAGAAGTTTTaccattctttgaagatggttTACGAGAGGTTCAATGCAGAATTGATTGTTAGTAGAACtgaaaaggatgaattgAGACTGGCTAGAGAAATCAAGCAGTTACAAGATAGTGCCTATGAGGAATCCCTCaagaaagatcaattgaagaaagaacaaCGTGAACTAGcacaagaagaagagaaggCTAGGCGTGATCGCGAATTGGAAGTGGCcaacaacaagaaattacaGTCTACATTGAACCAACTATCTTGGCTAAAAGCCTGTCATGACCGTTTGACCACAGAGGAAGAATCTGTAGCAAAGGGTGAGAAGCGTGCTACTTTACAATTCAGGACTTCAAATGGGGCTAGACTGGTTTTGAAGTTCCCTGGTGAAACTACTTTGCACGACTTGTACATCAAAATCGGTTGCCACCTGTATTTGAACTACTATCGAAATGATCTTCAAGGTTGGTCGGAGCaaattttgaccaaattgCAGAGACTAAGTGAAGACGAGGAGTTTTTGTGTTTCAAAGGTGATCAGACTGGATACCACCCAGATCAAGTTCCACAGTTGGTTGAGCAAGAATTATTCAATCTAGGTGACGGGAGTCTACAACTGAAAAGTCCAAAGATGGACTTCGAATTAATTTCGCCTTTCCctagaaaaaaaatcgaGCAAAATGCTCAAATCCTTTTGAAGGACATTCCTGAACTTTGGCCAAATGGCAGTTTGTTAGTAGAAGAtattgttgatgatgatgctgatACAGATGTCgaggaggaggaggatTAG